In one Candidatus Nomurabacteria bacterium genomic region, the following are encoded:
- the rplF gene encoding 50S ribosomal protein L6, producing MSRIGKLPIQIPSGVTITVDSDVITVVGGKGTLTVPHLSDVTVSVDDGVATVTRKDDERIAKAQHGLQRALLNNAVEGVTKGFEKKLEVNGVGFRVGMSGTALEMHLGFSHPVKYTPPQGVNVTNEKMTIIVSGIDKQQVGQVAAEIRALKKPEPYKGKGIKYADEQILRKAGKTGK from the coding sequence ATGAGTCGAATCGGAAAACTACCAATTCAGATCCCATCAGGCGTGACAATCACGGTTGACTCAGATGTTATCACTGTCGTAGGAGGCAAAGGCACCCTGACAGTTCCACATCTGAGCGACGTGACGGTTAGTGTCGACGATGGCGTCGCAACTGTTACCCGCAAGGATGACGAACGCATCGCTAAAGCCCAGCATGGTTTGCAGCGTGCACTACTAAACAACGCAGTCGAAGGCGTAACAAAAGGTTTCGAAAAGAAGCTCGAAGTTAACGGTGTCGGTTTTCGCGTTGGCATGAGTGGCACTGCACTAGAAATGCACCTTGGCTTCAGCCACCCTGTTAAATACACACCTCCGCAAGGAGTAAACGTTACTAACGAAAAGATGACTATCATCGTTAGTGGCATCGACAAACAACAAGTTGGTCAGGTCGCTGCGGAAATCCGCGCGCTAAAGAAACCAGAGCCATACAAGGGCAAGGGTATCAAATATGCCGATGAGCAAATTTTGCGTAAGGCAGGAAAGACAGGTAAGTAA
- the rpsN gene encoding 30S ribosomal protein S14: MAKKSMIARDEKRKKMITKFAEKRAELKELGDLDGLQKLPRNSSPTRWKNRDVLSGRPRGYMRRFGLSRINFREKASKGEIPGITKSSW, encoded by the coding sequence ATGGCTAAGAAATCAATGATCGCACGCGACGAAAAACGTAAGAAGATGATTACAAAATTCGCCGAGAAGCGCGCCGAACTTAAAGAACTAGGCGACTTGGACGGTCTACAAAAGTTGCCTCGCAACAGTAGCCCGACTCGCTGGAAGAACCGTGACGTACTAAGTGGTCGTCCACGTGGCTACATGCGCCGATTCGGCCTCAGCCGCATCAACTTCCGCGAAAAAGCATCAAAGGGTGAAATTCCCGGTATAACAAAGAGTAGCTGGTAG
- the rpsH gene encoding 30S ribosomal protein S8 has product MSLQSTDPIADLLTRIRNAAMVGKSEVRLPHSKIKQVVAEQLVANKYLADVKVEASKPRDTLVVTINKPGENCNINEITRLSKPGRRVYVKADEIPKVKSGRGLVLVSTSKGVITGREAVKQRLGGELLLKVY; this is encoded by the coding sequence ATGTCACTACAATCTACAGACCCAATCGCCGACCTTCTGACCCGCATTAGAAATGCAGCAATGGTTGGCAAAAGCGAAGTTCGCTTACCACACAGCAAAATCAAACAGGTTGTCGCAGAACAATTAGTAGCTAATAAGTACCTTGCAGACGTCAAGGTAGAAGCTAGTAAACCTCGCGACACATTGGTTGTTACAATCAACAAACCTGGAGAGAACTGCAACATCAACGAAATTACGCGCCTCAGCAAGCCTGGCCGCCGCGTATACGTTAAAGCAGACGAGATCCCTAAGGTTAAATCAGGCCGCGGCCTCGTGCTCGTAAGTACATCTAAAGGCGTTATCACTGGCCGCGAAGCTGTCAAACAGCGTCTTGGTGGTGAATTACTGCTGAAGGTATATTAA
- a CDS encoding 50S ribosomal protein L18 yields MSNLAKKLLNKSLRMKRVRAKVSGTAERPRLTVTISNKHVSAQLIDDVIGKTLAASTTVGSKQTGSLKDQAAFVGTDIAKKAKKAKIEKAVFDRNGRQYAGRLAALADAARNEGLEI; encoded by the coding sequence ATGAGTAATCTTGCAAAGAAACTACTGAACAAAAGCCTGCGCATGAAGCGTGTCCGCGCCAAAGTAAGCGGCACAGCTGAACGCCCACGCTTGACTGTCACGATCAGCAACAAGCACGTCAGTGCGCAGTTGATCGACGACGTAATCGGCAAAACTCTTGCTGCAAGCACGACTGTCGGCAGCAAGCAGACAGGCAGCCTGAAAGATCAGGCAGCGTTTGTCGGTACGGATATCGCCAAGAAGGCAAAAAAAGCAAAGATTGAAAAAGCAGTGTTCGATCGCAACGGCCGCCAGTACGCTGGTCGTCTAGCTGCGCTCGCAGATGCTGCACGTAACGAAGGATTGGAGATTTAG